A window of the Planococcus citri chromosome 4, ihPlaCitr1.1, whole genome shotgun sequence genome harbors these coding sequences:
- the LOC135842760 gene encoding prostatic acid phosphatase-like, which produces MINSYESSNKTKSVLTEVYSQKRGTCVTVVILGIIIGIFAFAYITFGNEPMTDALAVNSTLKLVSIIIHHGQTSPKFTYPSDPYNNDSRWIIGLGELTKKGKQNMFSLGKYFRERYTGFLPELYFSSDLEVQSPNADTCLMSAAVLLAGLYPPHKYQIWNPTILWQPIPVKGISRETDKMLDLTANCPQLTRKINEIENGIKKTDTKLPKLYEYLNENTGREFSNLSSVLALYNLLNAQERNAFPLPEWTQSVYPDMLYKYAILSLLVQTENQEITTLSSGVLLDKINSDMKNRHNNMTHKKMFLYAAHEQPIVNLLRILDREKFTSNKMKPEFSSAVIIELHLISGQSVVQAFYLPKNGKMPSAINITECGNPCLLDNFSKYVRPLIPRDWESACYV; this is translated from the exons ATGATAAACAGCTATGAAAGTTCGAATAAAACCAAATCTGTGCTAACGGAAGTGTATTCTCAAAAGAGGGGCACTTGTGTTACGGTCGTCATCCTCGGTATTATCATTGGCATATTCGCCTTCGCCTATATCACTTTTGGCAATGAACCTATGACCGATGCTTTAGCTGTAAACAGTACTCTAAAACTTGTCAgtatt attattcATCATGGTCAAACGTCACCTAAATTCACATACCCCAGTGACCCGTATAATAACGATAGTCGATGGATTATTGGTTTGGGAGAACTCACCAAA aaAGGCAAACAGAATATGTTCAGTTTGGGAAAATACTTCAGAGAAAGGTACACCGGATTTTTACcagaattatatttttcttctgACCTAGAAGTTCAAAGCCCTAATGCAGATACGTGCTTAATGAGTGCTGCAGTATTACTAGCTGGATTATATCCGCCTCATAAGTATCAAATATGGAATCCTACTATTTTATGGCAACCCATACCCGTCAAAGGAATATCTCGTGAAACTGATAAG ATGCTCGACTTGACTGCCAATTGCCCTCAACTGACGAGAAAAATAAACGAGATTGagaatggtataaaaaaaacagatacaaaattacccaaattgtACGAATATTTGAACGAAAATACTGGACGAGAGTTTAGCAATTTGTCGTCAGTTTTAGCCTTGTATAATTTACTCAATGCCCAA GAACGAAATGCTTTTCCACTGCCCGAATGGACTCAGTCAGTGTACCCTGACATGCTGTATAAATACGCAATTCTAAGTTTATTAGTGCAAACAGAAAATCAAGAGATAACTACGTTATCCAGTG GTGTAttactcgataaaataaactccGACATGAAGAACAGACATAACAATATGACGCACAAAAAAATGTTCCTATACGCTGCTCATGAACAGCCAATTGTAAACTTATTGAGGATTTTAGACAGAGAAAAATTTACCAGCAATAAAATGAAACCTGAATTTTCCTCAGCTGTTATTATAGAATTGCATTTAATTAGTGGACAAAGCGTCGTACAA GcattttatttaccaaaaaatggcaaaatgcCATCGGCGATTAATATTACAGAGTGTGGAAATCCATGCTTGTTGGATAATTTCTCGAAATACGTGAGACCACTTATACCACGAGATTGGGAAAGCGCTTGTTATGTTTAA
- the LOC135842499 gene encoding GTP-binding protein 2 → MDSFLMLFDNGYQKVDYEGLSSELWNRDDGSVDDEDVRLPPEPSLGNVEYKLKLINPTDVRFERLVSQMKWRLREGRGEAIYEIGVRDNGILAGLSCSEIDSSLQTLQQMALQLDATMTILRERHVEQDKKVIEVLIRKIPDDQQNIEVRVAVLGGADAGKSTLLGVITHGDLDNGKGNARLNMFRHLHEVQSGRTSSISHEILGFNSKGDVVNYKEAVSAVEICANSSKLVTFMDLAGHRKYLRTTVAGLSGYSPHHAMLVVSSVLGIVGMTREHLALTMALEVPFFVVITKIDVAPPGAVLKELQSTITAAGSRKVIFVVDNEDDLITACSNQSNEQLVPIFCVSNVTGQRLELLTQFLYLLSPGVNMKEREFLEQELCEFQIDETFRVPDSGTIVGGLLIKGVIREGMELMIGPLDDGRYQNVKITSIHRNKVPCKSVKASQSASLQLNQTIDYLRKGMVLLSLGKDLIATWFFQATVSVLYHATAIYPGFQTTIHIGNIRQTAVMAGIMTTGGIHTNDKASVLFRFVRRPEYVCVGMRLLFREGKAKGIGKVTQVFPIQNASC, encoded by the exons ATGGACTCGTTTCTTATGCTGTTCGACAACGGATACCAAAAGGTAGATTACGAGGGTTTATCGTCGGAATTATGGAATCGAGACGATGGCAGCGTCGATGACGAAGATGTCAGATTACCTCCGGAACCTTCTTTGGGTAACGTCGagtataaattgaaattgatcaatCCGACAGATGTGAGATTCGAGCGTCTTGTGTCGCAG ATGAAATGGCGCTTACGAGAGGGTCGTGGCGAAGCTATCTACGAGATCGGTGTACGCGATAACGGAATTTTAGCCGGACTATCGTGCAGCGAAATCGATTCCAGCTTGCAGACTTTGCAGCAAATGGCCTTACAGTTGGACGCGACGATGACAATTCTCAGAGAACGCCACGTCGAACAGGATAAAAAAGTCATCGAAGTTCTCATACGTAAG ATACCGGATGACCAGCAGAATATCGAAGTCAGAGTGGCTGTATTGGGTGGCGCAGATGCCGGAAAGTCTACTCTTCTCGGTGTTATTACTCACGGCGACTTGGACAATGGCAAGGGTAACGCTCGTCTGAATATGTTTCGACATCTTCACGAAGTTCAGTCTGGAAGAACATCTTCGATTTCGCACGAAATTTTGGGATTCAATtcgaag gGAGATGTGGTCAACTACAAAGAAGCGGTTTCGGCGGTCGAGATATGCGCCAATTCTTCGAAACTGGTCACGTTTATGGATTTGGCAGGACATCGCAAGTACTTGCGAACGACGGTTGCCGGGCTGAGCGGGTATTCTCCTCATCACGCTATGCTTGTTGTGAGCAGCGTGTTGGGTATCGTAGGCATGACCCGCGAACATTTGGCGCTCACTATGGCACTGGAAGTTCCTTTTTTCGTGGTGATAACGAAAATCGACGTGGCGCCGCCGGGCGCCGTATTGAAAGAGTTGCAGAGCACCATCACTGCCGCCGGATCTCGTAAGGTTATCTTTGTGGTGGACAACGAAGACGACCTTATTACGGCCTGTTCTAACCAAAGCAACGAACAGTTGGTTCCTATATTTTGCGTTTCCAACGTAACCGGCCAACGTCTAGAATTGTTGACGCAATTTCTGTACCTGCTTTCTCCCGGCGTCAACATGAAAGAACGCGAATTTTTGGAACAA GAATTGTGCGAATTTCAAATCGACGAAACGTTCAGAGTGCCTGATTCGGGAACGATCGTTGGCGGCCTGCTAATCAAAGGAGTAATTCGCGAAGGAATGGAATTGATGATCG GTCCGTTGGACGACGGAAGATACCAAAACGTGAAAATAACCTCGATACACCGAAACAAAGTTCCTTGCAAATCGGTAAAAGCCTCGCAGAGCGCTTCGCTTCAACTCAACCAGACCATCGACTATCTACGAAAAGGAATGGTGTTGCTGAGTCTTGGAAAAGACTTGATTGCAACGTGGTTTTTCCAG GCTACAGTGAGCGTGTTGTATCACGCTACGGCCATCTATCCGGGATTCCAAACCACCATTCACATCGGTAATATAAGACAAACCGCGGTAATGGCCGGCATCATGACGACTGGCGGAATTCATACCAACGACAAAGCTTCGGTGTTGTTTCGATTTGTTCGAAGGCCGGAATACGTGTGCGTAGGCATGCGTTTATTATTTCGCGAAGGTAAAGCCAAAGGCATAGGAAAAGTTACCCAAGTATTTCCCATCCAGAACGCGTCTTGTTGA